AACCAAATTGACTATTTCCGGTTTAGTTGGGTTCGGTTTTTCGGCTAAATTGGTTAGGTGCACAGCCCTAGTTCTGACTTCTAAGCATCTAAACGCTCCATTAATTTACTTCTTCTTTTTCCCCTCATATTCCTTTCTGCTTCTCTtctctttccttttttttttttcaagttgtTTGAAATTCTAGTAATGGATGCACACCTCTGAAAGTATGATCGCAGAATTTTGCAGTGATAAGTTTATCAAAGTTGATGTAGTTGGATGTATTTGCGTTAAGTGGTGAATAAAGATCTGAGTCCTTTCACACACTGCTAATTAAGCAACACTTTCCCGTATTTTCTGCAGACGACGACGACGATGATGATGGATTATTAATTGAAGTTGAAGCAAGAGATAGCAGCTGCACTTAATTTCAGCTTCACTGCTTCCTGCATAAGTAAAAAAGGTAAGATGTACTAAAAATCAGACTGACTGACAAAAGTGGGAAATAATAATAAGTGGTGGGAGAGAGTAGATGTTGGTGGCGGCATGGCGGGGTATAATCCACCCTATGTTCACCAACTTCTAACACCCGACCTTCATCTTCAAGGCCCTTCTTTTCCAATATCGCAGGATGATAACAACATCTCACCTCAATCCAAAGACCTCCAAAACAATAACCTATCTCATGACACCGTATCGCCCACTTCTGGCGGCTCCAATCGCCGCCCTAGAGGCCGTCCTTCTGGCTCCAAAAACAAACCTAAGCCTCCTATTATTGTAACACGCGACTCCCCCAATGCCCTCCGATCTCACGTGCTTGAGGTTTCCGGCGGCAGCGATATCATGGAGAGTGTCTCCTGTTATGCCAGAAAGAGAGGGAGAGGGGTCTGTGTGCTTAGCGGCAATGGGACTGTGGCTAATGTTACACTGAGACAGCCGGCGTCTCCTGCGGGGAGTGTCCTCACTTTGCACGGCAGGTTTGAGATTCTTTCGCTATCTGGAACGGTGCTTCCGCCCCCAGCGCCGCCTGGAGCGGGAGGGTTGTCGATATTTCTTTCTGGAGGACAGGGACAAGTTGTTGGAGGAAGCGTGGTTGGTCCGTTGATGGCTTCTGGGCCTGTAGTTTTGATGGCTGCGTCTTTTGCCAATGCTGTGTTCGAGCGTTTGCCTTTGGATGAGGAGGCAGAAGGAACCGCGCCAGTTCAATCCACTGCTTCACAGTCTTCAGGAGTGACTGGAGGAGGGGGCGGTGGAGCTGGGCAGATTGGGGATGGAGGGGGTGGCGGTCTTTTTAATAATATGGGAAATTATCCCTTTTCGTCAAATGATTTGTTGGGATGGGGTGGAAGTGCTGCGAGGCCTCCATTTTAGGAGTCTAATGATTTGAgttgaatataaaaaatgaagaagattTCGATATATAATCTATGAGTGGAGGCTGgttcttggttttgtttgtaatcAACAAGGTCAGTGAAGTTCATATTCACAACTCCCATTTGGCTTCTCTTAATTTTCCCTTTCTAATTTACTTCTTCACATCAATATATATTCCTACTTTGATAATTGCTAGTTGTTTGTAATTGAGCGATTTATATGTAGACATATATTAATTGATGCATATATACATACAGCCGATGATGCTATTTCTAGGGTTCATATAATTTGTGTTTTCCATTTCTTGAGCTACACTTTATTCTATGCTTTTGTTTATGATTTAGTACGAGAATGTGCTtcaaatttgtgattttttattgaaaaCTAATGACAAGAATGTTTTCGTCGTTATAATTCTGGtttcaataattaattatacaCTATGGTGAATAATGAATGCATTTTTAGATGTTTAAATAACCtagtatttatttgtttaatgatTTTCCAATATAAAAATGAAGGTTGATTTATTTGTAGGATTGTTCTTTGTATGTAGCTAGGCAGGTGAAACAGAAGTTTATGTGTGCATGTCTTCTCCATCTATATACTCATCTAAGAAATAGTATTGTAAAGAACCTTAAAATTAAGGTTGTTCCTCTTTtacagaagaaaaagaaacggcttaatacataatttgacccataaactataccattttattctccgcgacctctaaactaatttcgttttcttttggacctcttaactcttttttttattctatttaacccctcacaCGGAATGTGCAaaccacgcgcgatgacgtggataaaattgctgacatggcttttctgacatggggttaaatagaataaaaaaaatagttaagaggttcaatggaacactaaaatagtttagaggttatAGGGAATAAAAGGGTAGGGTTTatgggtcaaaaaatatattaagcctaaatatatttttttaatttataataaaaagtgatatagtttacatattatttgaaaaaatcatctaaggctttaaaagtcatgaaatttagcgtgttttccaattttaacacaaattttaaaaattcagaattgatttgaaagtttgaaattgcaaaaaattaaaagctggcgtattaaaattggaaattcgtgaaacacactaaaaattataatattttaaaaaatttagtctttttttaatattatcacagtatagtaaatttatatattttataatatcgttaaaaacagacaaacttcatttatcattattgaaatgtaaacaaatatttacatgtacaagaagttatattatgtaattatttgactaaaattcaatattattttatttttctagaagattaaatggataaaaattaaataattgtattttggagaaggttaaatgggtaaaaattaaaagtttgaaggtgtaacaggaaaataaaataaattcaggggtcaaatagaacaaaatagtgtagttcgtgtgttcaatagaacaatttatgctttttaattatccttcacgcgcttcaaagcgtttgaaaacacgcgcttttgccacgttggaggaaaaaggtcagatcggcaaaaaagttgcagttgacgggttaaatagaacaaaaaataaagttaacaggtccaatagaatatcaaattagtttaagagtctctgagaataaaagtgtatagtttaggggtcaaatgatgtattaagccaaaaagAAACCCTAGCTAGTTTCTCAACTTGGACAACTCACTTTgtatattttctttctttcttttttctgcCAGCTTTTTGACCAAACGTTACAGCGGTAGAAACTAGAGAGTAGAGAAACAAACTTCTCTTGTCAGTTACATAAATGTTATAATTGCAGTCATTAAATTAGAGTACTCCTTCGTTCCAATAGAGTTGTTCATTTTATCTTTATcatacagtttaagaaaagtaattattatttatttatgagttttataaaaaaaaatcttactttttttatcatatCCCTATTTAATATGAAGTccacttataatttatttttaatttactcattagtgaattttaaatagggataatataaaaaaatagagtgtaaaagttagttacttttttaAAGTGGACAAAAGATTTAGgacaaaaaaattctcaaagtgacaactctattggaacaAAAGGAGTACATAAAACAAGCTTTCAATGTATGAGTTTGAATCAATCACGAGTTGACTCGACTCTGCTTGATTACATGCAAAACAAATAACCCACtccaaacaaaaaaaagaacaaaagcaAATTATGCTAAAGTCCCTCAagtataccataattaacagtaTGACACCTTTTatttaaaagtctatttaatggtccctcaattttaattccgttaactattaGATCCCTCCGTTAATTTTGACActtatttttaaacaatttaataccCCATCTTTAATTTTGTGAATGATTCCGtccctcatttttaattttattttggtccctcacttttaaacaatttagtactcgagtttcaatccgttaaacgatttggtccctcaaattaacagaaggatctctcagttaatgaaattaaaactgaaggaccattaaatagacttttgaaataacgagtatcaaactgttaattatagtaTACTTCAAGGGCCTCTgagtaattttctcaaaaaacaaaacattttggtTTGCAAAAAGTTGATTGGGACGATGCGATATTGAAACTTGAGAGAGGGAAATAAAATGGTTAATGAGACTCCAAATATGgaaaaattcttaggtagattcAGTTCAGCACGTCATCCGTGGAAtaaaccaatcatatcataacatctcattaaaattaagatatttttataatattattattcaaaagtgtatgcaaataccaaacaaatttacaaaaataccctcattttaatgaagtgttatgatatgattagTGTAGTCTACCCTGAATCTATATAAGATTCTTTCAAACAGGACTCTTCTTTCTGTGtgttttgtttttgatatacatatatgagatataataCATTAATGATAAAGGAAGTGCATTATAGTATTATACTACATTTCCTTTATATAGAAATTAcctatttatataaatattgtcACTAGAGATTACATTGATATAAGATATTGTATTAGCAGCTACCGTTGTTTATTACCTTAATTTGATTTGCTACCTACATGATTTCATGGATaatcaattgaaaattaaacaagattttaaataacaaatactaACAAACTAGTTAAGCTTTTTAGAGAAAAATCATTATACAGAGAAAATCATTTTTAGGAATCGCTAAACAACCATTACCAAAAAATAATCTGTTTGCCAttgtattttaaacaaaaaatagttATAGCAACAGCATGCCAAGTCCAACTAATTTTGGGCCTATTATCCCAAGTTCATATAAAGACATGAATAATCATTTGATTAATAGTACTCTCAAACTGGCAAAAATATATGACGAACACTAGTTTATCTAAACAAAACAGGCacttacatttatttttttaattcgtcAAActtcattaaatcgaatataaaacaattatatttataaaaaattcggaaaaatttaaaaactaaacctGATAATCTGATATGGCCTGATTCGCGgatctatttataaaaataaaaataaataaattatcctAATTActatagttataattttttttatgtattcaactattataaataattattcaagTAATAAATGAATGTctataattcaaattaaaaaagtaaaaaaatactGCCTGAAACAGAAATAATAGTACATAAAAGTAAAACACTAAACTTTAAGATCGGACGATGCTTAGTTTGTTTACTTAAAATTGCAACTCTCCGACTCCAGCATCTATGTTCTTGTTAGTTTTTTTTGgcatgtgtttttttttattactccctccgttccaaaaaaaatataccatttgaacaaacaattttttaaaaaaatatagtcaaatttattaaaattagttttttgttcatcttttcaattttatccttatataactttaaatatataaaaagcaTATTAATGATTAGTTTGTTTATTGgtgaattttatattaaaacacgAAGCCATTAATTCATTTGAAAATAACTAGACATATTTATTAGGGGTATATAAGACAGgtctttaaattatttaccaAATATAGAAAGTGGCCTATAATTGGAACGCCAAAAATGAAAAGGTGGAAAAAGGAAGGagtattatttatgaaaataagcAAAAGGACCACTTTCTGCATTAAAAATAGTCTTGCCATTGCCGAGTTGCTATTGAAGATTTAAAGGTAACAGAACCTTTCCAAACATAAACaagaaaaagtataaattatgaTGACAAGCCAACTAACTAAACCCTTAAATACTactaattaaagaatatttcaTTACATTTGCTCATTAAGAAGCGAATCATCCTAATGTACCTTTTATGGTGCCTCTCCCACTAAGCGCCTATCTTAATACTCAATAATCCATTCCCAGTGGCATCTGAGGCTTGAGATTCATCCATGGTCTCAGCTAACCAACAATAATATATCagatattaattactataactAAACCAGTAAACGGCAGGCTTACCCGCAGCTGCGTGTGTTCACTGAAGAGCCAGCCATGAACAAATAAGAAGTTATTGCCACCAGATTGCTTAACCTAAGGGGGAACTCCTCATAAACCAACACATATTCAGTTTGAACAACTAAAAAAGTCTTTGGAACTAACTTGTATGTGTTGCACATAAGATTAACTACTTCTACAAAGTATGTCAGTTTGGACTATCTAACAACAAGGAAACAAACATGTCTCTACATCGCACACCTTCTCCCTGagatttcaaatattttcagCAAAGTTGTTCCACCCAGATCCTTAAATAGAAACTCAAGCTGATCCTCTCTCAATTGGGACGCGAACATAGAGTCGGCCATGAAGGCTCACCACAGCAGATGTTTGAAGCGGATCAATTCTTGAAGGTAAGCTTATCACCTGACCACCAAATCCAAACAAGATATTCATAAGATTCTTGCAATACTCACAAGAAACAACCATTGAGGGTTGCTTCCTAAACGACAATTAGACCCCATTACTGCCTAAATAAGATTAAGGCCCTCTAACAATATGCATATTTTACGACATGTTATAAGATGCATGCAGGCATGCCTTGGTACAACAATAAAGCAGTTCCTTTAGTGACCTGTAGATCATGAGTTCGATGCATGGAAACAACCTCTTTGCATATGTAAGGGAAGACTGCATATACATATGTGCCCAGCATGGGGAGCACTTCGTGGACCGGGTGAGGCCTTTATAAAAGTAAGATGCACACCATATACGTGTTGATTTCTTCAGTAAGAGTTTTGTGTGCATGCAGAAATACCTTCTTAAATGGTGTTATACCCCAAGGATTATCAAGCTGCTCTGGTTGACCCGTTATAACCAGACGTCCAGCGGGATCTGATTGAACTCGCACCTGAAATCACCAAGAAGGTAAGGTTAGCCAACAATAGAATCATAAGTCGTATGATACTCTCCCACTTAAAATGTCCACTTTGtattattagtaatttttttaatttaaacttccTCTTTTATCCCTTTCCTTAGCTTAATATTTCAACACAATTCACAAGATAATTATAGTGAAAATTATAACCATTatcaaaaataacatttaataagAGTAAAACAAGAACCAAAATACATGAATTTATATCCTcttaaactgtttaaaacaaaaaatgactTCTCAAATGTAAGAGAGGGCGGAGTACTATGGAAACCTTAGTCTTTGACAAAAGCTAGCCTACTGAGAggaattacttttatttattttattgcaCAGTCACATCTCAATAAATTCTGTTATTCATCTCATCTAAAAGTTAGATCATTTCCCACAACAGCAAACTGTAATTTCACTGATGAAGATTGAAGATAAATGTTTTTAACTTCATATCCTTAATAGTAACTTGTATGTGCATGCAAATCTGATGAGTAAATAAGCAATGTGTATAATTTAATGCATCTATATTTTGTGAAAAGTATAGCACGTAGACAAATGTAAGTTGACATAGTAAACTAACCAATATGCATGCTTTCATGCAGCTAgattatataaaagaaaatgtCAAGAGTGGGGTTCTGCCTCCCTTTTTTCTGCAACATGCTGCCAAAGTTCAAAGGATAAAaaatagcatagaatcttgtgcAGAAACAGGGTCATGTATGTTTCTGTTAAACAGCATGGATTTACAATAGGAGCAAAAACACCCAGAAAATAATGCAATCATGCAATGTCCTCTCTGCATACATATTTCTTCTAGATCCTCAGATCTCACTTCTATTGCTAAGCAGTTTTTAATAAGAATCATGTCAAACAGTGAAAAATATAAGGAATTACCTCCTCCCTCAGAAGCCCAGGGACCAGAGCATACACCTCAAAGCAATCATTCTGCGGACAGGAACCATGCATTTTGTCAGAATTCCCAGCAGAAAGAACTAGACAAATGACCGCTAATGTCCAGAGATAAGGACAGTTATCTCGGAACTAGACAGCTAAtccaacaaataaataattcagCACACTTACAGATTCCCGCACGTTGACCTTCACCCAATCAGCCGGGGGTCCAACATCAATAACTTCCAAATCCAACCTACCAGGAGAAAAAAGCAGACATTTAGATTTAGTTGTTCAAGACAGAAGACGTGAAACTAGGCGCTTTACCCACACAGTAGGATTTTACTAAACGCATAATGCCCTGTCCATATTCCTTGAACTAAAATATGTAGCAGCATAGATCGATAGCTAATCTATCTATATGCAGGGGCGGAACTAAGTGGAAGGGTGAGGGCGCAACCGCCCCTcccaaactttttttttcactAACTTCGGATTTTTGTATAGctagcccccccccccccccccccccaaactttttttttttataaaaaaaaaaaaaaactccttCCAAGTTTGGATTTTGTATAATTAGCCTCACCGAAATTCTAATCCTAGTTCCGCCCGTCCATATGATAGGATCTTCTCTTTGAAAAAGAAATAATGCTGACTTACCATTCTGCTGAAGATAAGTTCAAACAAACAGCATACTTATACAAAAAAAGTCCACAAAAATTGTTCTCGCCTTCAAAATCGCCTAATTGATAATAATGTAAACAAGAGCAAGAAAATTCAGAAAAAGGcaattataagaaaaataatgaGGTTTATATCTCAACTCTTTGTCTGTTTCCATGTTTCCGTGTCTCTCTGAAATATCAAGGTTACTCTTATGTTTAAGGAGACCTGATTCAACAGCCAGAACTATATGAGAATGTAAACCGGCATGAAACATTGGCCAGCTGAAAAATATTATCATCCATAAGGCATATACCAATACTTTTGAGCGGTTTTTCACGCCTTGGTGCAGAACTGACATTCCTGTCCTGTTCAAGAAAACAAATGGAAAGGTTTGTTACACGTCACAAAAAAGAGTCATGCAAACAGacatgaaaataacataatcaaGATTGAAGGTAGAGCAAACCTTGATAATAGGTTCACTAACCTCACCATGTCCAAGAAGACGTTGGGCATGCCAACCCTGCATAGCACGAGCTGCAGAATCCCTTCTTGCCCTACCAGATCCTGGTGCTTGGTATCCACTTACCTGCAAACAAAATTCACAAGTGGGTAAGAGAGATAGGCCTTAAATACCAATTTTACAACAAACAAAAAACTAAAGATAAAGAACAGTAAGGACTACTACAATATAAGTTGCCACTAAGTTAAACAAGCTCTATTTCTAGATTATTTTAGTTTACATGTATCAGCACATGAAAGTTTACACATTGCACCCATAACCAAAAAAGACTAGTATCCTCTCTCTAGAACATCAAGAATGTGGTTTCTGggtaattaaatttcaaatagttCTACATAGCCATGGTTCATTGTGGCATTATTGGTAGATTTAAAGCGGTAAAAGAAACTGGCAAAAGTGAGGGATTCATGCAGTTCAAAAAAAAGATGCAAATAACTTTTACACACTGaagtttcacattttgaaaaaacaaactcATTAACTTCTGTTATTATCTTGGTAACTCACGACATAATCCCCATTCTTTACCATTGAAAAGCACAAGATAACAAACTACATGTTAGGCAAATGCACCAGCATGTTAAGTAAGAACACCTTGTTACTTTTTACTAAGAGATAGATGCCTAATGATTTGATTTATCACAGTCTCTAAGTTCTACTTGATGGGAAACTAATATCAATATGTTAAACAGCTAATGTTGAGCCATAAAACCACCTATGCTTGTGTAAAATTAGGACTAAAACAATATAAGCTTAAGCAAACTGCACATTTCTAAGACAAACGAACTCAATAGAAGCCCTAGCCTTATGGATTCGAGCTGTTATAAACCTCGTTATTAGTCATTTCTCATGTCATTAATGCTAAGGAAATACTTTATTCCTCACTCTCCATGTCGGATTGCCTctttattatgaaaataaagataataaataatCTTTCAGTTCCAAACACTTCTCTGTGCTACATACCATTAATGTTTTGCATTACAATAGCATATAATTACATCACAGGCTTCACAGCTATAGCTTGTTTCAAGTGGTATGAAACAACCATAAGAAGAAGGAATAAAAATATACCTCCTTTTCAACACTAGCAGGCTGGTGTAGGGGTGAGTTAGGAAGTTGCAGCTCACCAATTTGACTCTTGTGCTTTTCATATTCCAAAAGCGTCTGTGAGTGAAGAAATCAGAAATATAGGACACAAGAAAACTATACAATAAAGCTTTGAGGAACTGTTGTCTGAGAAGTATTTGGTCCTAATAGAAAGCTACGAAATCCATTTAAGGGTAACAGTTTTAAGTCTCTATGTTTGTGTCATTTGAATGATGACTCTATTATAGATTCCCCATCAATTAGAAGGgaacaaaaagaaataataatccAAAACCTATTAATCTACCGAGGTCCATCATAATCATGTGTAATAATTCAACTGGAAGCTACATAGCTAACGATTTCCTAACTCGAAAGGCAGTACCTTCTCATAGAATATGCGGAATGTCCAAGAAACTGTTGTACATGTTCTGTAAGAAAGAGAACAAGTTCAGCATTTGTATTAACAAGTATAACTTCCCCCtccaaataacaaaaattacagCTAACATGTTAACCAATTGCAGCCCACAAACAAGAAAGTTGCAAAAAACAATAACAGTAATTTTACGATAAAGTATCAGCTGTTTGCAGTCTAAAGTCTAAACCAATACAACTGCTAAATAGCTGACAAGCCAGAGTCTAAATCCATAAATATTTAGCACGAGATTGTTTAAGATAATATCCATGCTGCTTCTTACTTCGGGGGATGGAAAGACTCTCCTACTTGCCGCCATAATTTAGATGCAGTGACCTACAAAAATGTGGAAATAAAAGCAGATTTGTTATGTGCCTCAGTAGTTACAAATATAATCAAAGCTACTAAAATGATTTCAGCACGGTGCTTTAACAAATCATGCCAGATTGTTTAATATGATCTGTTAATCATATGTAATGCCAGATGCTAGGTATTAACTAAAATGATGTGATCAAGGATGGATACATTTGGGAGAGCCAATGCATTATTTTTTTGGAGGgaccaaataattatttttgcaaAGTTTCAAGAATCTAGAAAATAGATTGCTTAATTTTGTTAAAAGAATTCAGACAAGGAGTGGTTTGCATATTATTTTCACTTCAAATATAAATACACAGCCTTGCCTTGGTAATATCAAAGTCAAAATTTGATGAACAAATGGTACTGAAACCCAAGGAATTTCAAAACAGTGCGAACACATAATCAACACAAAAACTAATAAGTTTTAAGctcattttattatattgagTCAGAATTTGTCTGAGAAATTAACAGTAGGGATTGGCGCGTTAATAAAAGGAAATAACAATAATGAGACAAAAGATGGATGGGAAGAGCACATATCCACTCTACTTCTTCCACCATTTTATGAATGAAAAAGTAGATGTATTGATAGAAAATGCTTTGAGACTATGGAAGATCAGCAAACAAAATTATGAGCAGCTCCGTTTATTTTTCAGATCAATATCAAAGGGCACACAATGAGCAACAGAGTGACAACTAAGTCAGCACAGCAAGGTCAAAATTCCTAGCAATAGAGAATATTAAACCCACACTCTCGGGctttcatttcattcaatttgTCAAATAATCTCCCTTCCACGGCCCACTATATAGAGAGTGGGAGGAAAGATTTTAACACCTGCATTGTCCCCTTATATTTATGAGACTTGGCATTGGTATGCTAATTTCAGGTATCATAGCCCATGAAATTCCTATCAGTTCACAGGTATTCGAATAGCAATAATTCAGTCTTTCTCATTCATGTACTAAGTTTAAAGCTCTTATTCTCTCATATTGTGATTACAtgctttaacttttttttccatTATTCATTAGGAACAACAATATCTTGATCTTGACCTAGATCATCTCCAAATACATAGTTATGACAACATAATCCAAGAATAAAATCCATTTAAGTGCAGACTTCCAAAAGCAATGTCTACATTAAGACATAAAAGAAAAGAGGTAGATGGAAGTAATTAATGAAAATAGAAATCTTAGACGGAAGTCTGTACAAAAATTGTAAATCGAGAAGGTATAAAAGCATACCACTTCATAGCCACCTAGTCTGATAACAGATCTCCACAACCTATTTCAAAAAGGAACAACAGATGGATATTAGCTTACACCTGCAACCAAACCAAATGCAGATTTATTAAAACATCCCTGACATGAAACTTACTTCAGGCAATTTAATGGCTCTCCATAAAACTTAGGGGGCTTATATTCGTGGTGGTGTTCCTTGCAGAAAGCTTCCAGATCCCTCATGAATTCTGCTCGGTCTTCAGGGGTCCCGGAGTCATCAGCTTCCCCCATCTGCAAAGTCAAATGCTAATAGTTTTGGTGACAACATTCTTTTACTTGAAATATTCACTGTAAAGAAACATAATAGGATATATTCTTTCTTTACCAATTGCTCGCTAAAAAC
This region of Mercurialis annua linkage group LG1-X, ddMerAnnu1.2, whole genome shotgun sequence genomic DNA includes:
- the LOC126684311 gene encoding AT-hook motif nuclear-localized protein 25; this encodes MAGYNPPYVHQLLTPDLHLQGPSFPISQDDNNISPQSKDLQNNNLSHDTVSPTSGGSNRRPRGRPSGSKNKPKPPIIVTRDSPNALRSHVLEVSGGSDIMESVSCYARKRGRGVCVLSGNGTVANVTLRQPASPAGSVLTLHGRFEILSLSGTVLPPPAPPGAGGLSIFLSGGQGQVVGGSVVGPLMASGPVVLMAASFANAVFERLPLDEEAEGTAPVQSTASQSSGVTGGGGGGAGQIGDGGGGGLFNNMGNYPFSSNDLLGWGGSAARPPF
- the LOC126684067 gene encoding AT-rich interactive domain-containing protein 6 isoform X3 produces the protein MEDTEVPSQDWALAADVPVVDATGVVDDVAGVMDDVLPDQLEDNQKNPSENGKTSVPAPEDDNHNNTHTLASDVHMSDIEFLPDEKATATTTIAADTNMMNDENTIATTTTAADANVNDEKTTATTTIAADANVNDATSIDVAESINDGNGAAQVLIQPDALAVIPITQRKPSASRTRHESGTKSKGVWTDFEHLTLQMGEADDSGTPEDRAEFMRDLEAFCKEHHHEYKPPKFYGEPLNCLKLWRSVIRLGGYEVVTASKLWRQVGESFHPPKTCTTVSWTFRIFYEKTLLEYEKHKSQIGELQLPNSPLHQPASVEKEVSGYQAPGSGRARRDSAARAMQGWHAQRLLGHGEDRNVSSAPRREKPLKSIGLLKHKSNLDISERHGNMETDKELDLEVIDVGPPADWVKVNVRESNDCFEVYALVPGLLREEVRVQSDPAGRLVITGQPEQLDNPWGITPFKKVISLPSRIDPLQTSAVVSLHGRLYVRVPIERGSA
- the LOC126684067 gene encoding AT-rich interactive domain-containing protein 6 isoform X2, whose protein sequence is MEDTEVPSQDWALAADVPVVDATGVVDDVAGVMDDVLPDQLEDNQKNPSENGKTSVPAPEDDNHNNTHTLASDVHMSDIEFLPDEKATATTTIAADTNMMNDENTIATTTTAADANVNDEKTTATTTIAADANVNDATSIDVAESINDGNGAAQVLIQPDALAVIPITQRKPSASRTRHESGTKSKGVWTDFEMGEADDSGTPEDRAEFMRDLEAFCKEHHHEYKPPKFYGEPLNCLKLWRSVIRLGGYEVVTASKLWRQVGESFHPPKTCTTVSWTFRIFYEKTLLEYEKHKSQIGELQLPNSPLHQPASVEKEVSGYQAPGSGRARRDSAARAMQGWHAQRLLGHGEVSEPIIKDRNVSSAPRREKPLKSIGLLKHKSNLDISERHGNMETDKELDLEVIDVGPPADWVKVNVRESNDCFEVYALVPGLLREEVRVQSDPAGRLVITGQPEQLDNPWGITPFKKVISLPSRIDPLQTSAVVSLHGRLYVRVPIERGSA
- the LOC126684067 gene encoding AT-rich interactive domain-containing protein 6 isoform X1, with protein sequence MEDTEVPSQDWALAADVPVVDATGVVDDVAGVMDDVLPDQLEDNQKNPSENGKTSVPAPEDDNHNNTHTLASDVHMSDIEFLPDEKATATTTIAADTNMMNDENTIATTTTAADANVNDEKTTATTTIAADANVNDATSIDVAESINDGNGAAQVLIQPDALAVIPITQRKPSASRTRHESGTKSKGVWTDFEHLTLQMGEADDSGTPEDRAEFMRDLEAFCKEHHHEYKPPKFYGEPLNCLKLWRSVIRLGGYEVVTASKLWRQVGESFHPPKTCTTVSWTFRIFYEKTLLEYEKHKSQIGELQLPNSPLHQPASVEKEVSGYQAPGSGRARRDSAARAMQGWHAQRLLGHGEVSEPIIKDRNVSSAPRREKPLKSIGLLKHKSNLDISERHGNMETDKELDLEVIDVGPPADWVKVNVRESNDCFEVYALVPGLLREEVRVQSDPAGRLVITGQPEQLDNPWGITPFKKVISLPSRIDPLQTSAVVSLHGRLYVRVPIERGSA